GAACAAATCAGGCGAGGAAGAAGAGGTCCATTGAATTTGAATCTGGTGTTGTATTCGACTCGGTGGCTCCAATGAGTCAAAATTAATGTATTCGACTTGGGTCTCGAAATTTGTTATTGATTCCTACGTTTTTTACCCTCCTGAAGCTGAATTTgaccttattttaaaattaaattaagttaggAATTTGACTTTTACTAAGGCAATTGAGTGAATATTCAAATAGTTCAATCCTTGACATCATTGAGAATGGATTCGAATGATGAAAACAAGCTAAATTAGAAAGAGAACTTgactaaggccaaccaagtaagtaaccTTTACTATTGGTATGATTGGAAGAGTTGTGTTATGCATGGTGACATGTGTCCAAAGGCCCCACACATGTCATATGGGtattttgtttatgatatgatatgttttatgatatgatatgataccaGATGTTGATTTTGACCATTGATCGAAGTACACaaacaaataatcaaaatagaaagaacaaCTTGAGAGAAGAGTTTCTTCGCATTGAAGAACCTTTATAACGAGAGAAAACACTAAcaattttactaaattttcTGTAAACTATTAATAATTCTCGTAACAAAGCACTAATCATTCTTCTAAATTTACTCTACAAGTTGATAGTGGCTAGTAATTCTCTTAAAGTTTCTACCCTAGTAACTTTCTTTTACTAAATCAAACTTATCGACCCgacattaatttattaaggttttgataaaataataaatttgcaCTTATCTATACCGATTAGTTTAAGATAAGGGTGGTGAAAATTGACCATGACTGAAGATAAGCatagataaatttaaaaatgataagaGATGTTGCTACTACCAATACCCCACCATGATAGGAGAGGTGGCCATCCATCTACGACTGCAGAAAATTCtgacaaacaaaacaaaaaccgACAAAATCCAATAAAAGCAATGGAAATCAAGGGCCTCAAATGTTAACCAATCACCATTATAAAAGCTAAACCATTTCTTCAAAACAAGTATCTTTTCAATGGCTCTTCTCCATCTCCCTCTTCGAGCGTCTAAGTCGTCTGTCTTTTGGGCTGTCGGCCGTGGAGCTTCCATGGTCGGGAAAGCTCCCAACGACCACGTTGCTGTTCGACGATTTGCAAACTATCAGCCTTCTCCCGTATTGGTAATATATATTAAGCGTGCTTTGATTCGAACGTATGAGTTCAGAAAAACATTTTCAGTAGTCTATAAAATTCGTAATATGTCTCAccattaattttagattttaatattttttacttttttatttgaattaatactaaattaattatttaaatattacatcGTTTTTACtatatgttaaaataaatatatagttaATGATGTGGGGCGGGGAATTAGGTAGGGACGAAGACATGAAATTATTCCGTCACCAATGTGCCCTGCTTCCTCCTCTATTCCTCATCTAAATGGGAAATTCCTTTTCCGTTCAAGACGGATTCTCGTAGTAAAATGGatttttctacttttctctattatttgatagttttttttttacaccgaccattattttatttaagtgattttgagttaaattttaaaagaaataaagtaaACATACTGAGTATTGTAATCGTAAATTTCAGGGCATTGAACGTGGGATGTGCATCAAAGCATCAGCTCAAAGTGATGATGTTATTGTGAGGCAATCTGCAAATTATAATCCTCCGATGTGGGAGGATGAATTTATTCAATCTTTAGACAATGAATTCAGGGTATGAATATACATGCATATTCCAATATAGTCTTACCCAACATAATAGTGATAATAATCGTGAACGAGCTATCTTTTTATGTCAATATTTAGAGAGAAACATATCAAAGCCGATTCAACCAACTGAAAGGAGAAGTTAAGACACTGCTCGGAGAAAGAGGAGAGCCTTTGGAGCAATTAGAGCTCATTGACGTTTTACAAAGACTTGGAATATCATACCACTTTGAGAGtgaaattaaagatatattagaaacaataaacaaaaagtcCTATGAAGACGACGGGAAGAAGAATAGCCTCCACGCAACATCTCTTAAATTTAGACTTCTAAGACAACATCACTTTGATATTTCTGAAGGTTCGTATTACAAGATTTACTagctaaattttttattagcaACATAtagttaataataatttccaCCGAATAGCTTAAcctaatattaatttttacctGGACAGAGGTTTTCAATGCATTCAGAGATGAGACGGGAAATTTCAAAGTATGCCTTTCTGAAGATACAAGTGGAATATTATCTTTATATGAAGCTTCATTCTTATCAACAGAAGGTGAAAGCATTTTAGAGGCAGCAAAATGCTTTGCAATCAACAATCTTAAGGAATACATCGAAACAAGCGAAGATGATCTCAAAGTAGAGATTGTAAGGAATGCCTTGAAACTTCCCTTGCATTGGAAGATACAAAGATTGGAGGCAAGGTGGTTCATTGATATATATGAGAGAAAAACAAGCATGAATCCTGTTCTTCTCGAAATTGCTAAGCTTGATTTTAACATGCTACAATATATCTACCAAGAAGATCTTAAATATGTGTCGAGGTAagtatgatatttaaaatattttaaacgaGGCCATTTTTTTCAAGTGGCTCATTGATATTAATGACTTcaacgtgttttttttttcttttttctttttgtgcatGCAAAGTTGGTGGAGAAAATCGGAGCTAGGAAAAAAGTTGAGCTTTGCAAGAGATCAGTTGATGGAAAACTTCTTTTGGACAATAGGTATGGGATACGAACCCGATCTTGAATATTTTAGGAGAATGGGTACGAAACTTGTGGCATTGATAACAATGATCGATGATGTTTACGATGTCTATGGCACATTGGATGAACTGGAACTCTTTACAAACGCTATAGAGAAGTAagtcttcattttcttccaccaagctattttcttcatcattccctcgaacaaattaTATCATAGAGTCTCtcttgaggcctatggagccctcaaacaaccggctcttaattgaggctcaacTCATTCTTCaaagtcctcgaacaaagtacaccctttgtaagACAGTTGAGTCACCTTTAACTACACTTTCGATACTCACAACTTCTTAGTTCGACACTTGATAATTCTATAGACGTTATTAATTCTCTTCTTAATGGTGAATTTAGGTGGGATATTGCTGCAATGGACCAACTTCCTGAATATATGAAACAATGTTTTCTTACTCTCTACAATTCGATAGATGAGATTGCTTCTGACGCACTAAGCAATCATGGAGTTGATGTCATGCCATACCTCAAGAAAGTGGTATGGAGCCACAGTGAGAATTTCAGATTTTCAAATGAACTAAAATACATTATATTATTGTCTAAACTATTATCCCAAAACCTTATGGTGCAGTGGTTAGATTTATGCAAATCTTATCTGCTCGAGTCAAACTGGTATCACAGTGGTTACAGACCAACAATGCAAGAATATATCGATAATGCGTGGATTTCAGTAGCAGGACCAATTATGTTAGTGCATTCATATGTTTTTGTATCACCTCAAATAACAAAGGTTGAGTTAGAGAGATTGACAGAATATCCCGACATAATTCGTTGGTCGTCAACAATCATGCGACTTGCAAATGACCTCCTGACTCCGTTGGTACGTGAATAACAACCTTTCATACATTTATGTGAATGTTCTAAGCTAACACTTTTTTATGATAACTTATCATTTagaaggaacaaaatattgGTGATGTTCCAAAATCGATTCAGTGTTATGTGAATGAGACAGATGCTTCAGAGAGAAATGCTCGAGAGTATATACGACATTTAATAGATGAGTTATGGAAGAAGttaaatgaatttgaagatgaCAAACTTGTATCCTCTCAAACATTCATGAAGATGCCCAAAGATCTTGCTCGAATAGCTCAATGTATGTATCAATATGAAGATGGACATATCATAAATCacaacaaaacaaaggaaCGTATATTGTCTATTCTAGTTCAGCCGGTTATGATTTGTAATTATAACCGACAATAAGTTGATTCGAATAAAGATTCTATGAGTTATAAGGttttattacttatttttcaagtaaggtatgtaaactttattattattattattttttttttagcccATTCTACGTGGTCTCAAATTTGACATTAAGAAACTACTTTTGTTTGAAGTTTATCTAACTATAACATGTGACCTAAGTTGTTACAACCCAATTTTTTATTGACGTTTTACAAAGACTTGGAATATCATACCactttgagaatgaaattaaagatatattagAAAGAGTAAACAAAAAGTCCTATGAAGACGACTGGAAGAAGAATAGCCTCCATGCAATATCTCTTAAATTTAGACTCCTAAGACAACATCAATTTAGTATGTCTGAAGGTTCGTATTACAAAATTTAGTAGCTGAATCTTTGATTAGcaacatatattaaataataattttaaccGAATAGCTTAACCTAATATTAGTTTTTACGAATGGACAGAGGTTTTCAATACATTCAAAGATGACAcgagaaatttcaaaacatacCTTTCTCAAGATACAAGTGGAATATTATCTTTATATGAAGCTTCTTTCTTATCAACCGAAGGAGAAAGTATTTTAGAGGCAGCAAAATGCTTTGCAATCAACCATCTTAAGAAATACATCAAAACAAGCAAAAAAGAACCCAAAGTAGAGATAGTAAGGAATGCCTTGAAGCTTCCCTTGCATTGGAAGGTACAAAGATTGGAGGCAAGGTGGTTCATAGATATAtatgagagaaaagaaagcgTGAATCCTGCTCTTCTCGAAATTGTTAAGCTTGATTTTAACATGCTACAATATATCTATCAAGAAGATCTTAAATATGTGTCGCGGTAAGTAtgatatctaaaatattttaaatgaggCCATTTTTTTCAAGTGGTTCATTGATATTTAAGGACTTcaacgtgttttttttttttcttttctttttgtgcatCAAAGTTGGTGGAAAAAAACGGAGCTCGGAAAAAAGTTGAGCTTTGCAAGAGATCAGTTGATGGAAAACTTCTTTTGGACAATAGGTATGGGATACGAACCCGATCTTGAATATTTTAGGAGAATGGGTACGAAACTTGTGGCATTGATAACAATGATCGATGATGTTTACGATGTCTATGGCACATTGGATGAACTGGAACTCTTTACAAACGCTATAGAGAAGTAagtcttcattttcttccaccaagctattttcttcatcattccctcgaacaaattaTATCATAGAGTCTCtcttgaggcctatggagccctcaaacaaccggctcttaattgaggctcaacTCATTCTTCaaagtcctcgaacaaagtacaccctttgtaagACAGTTGAGTCACCTTTAACTACACTTTCGATACTCACAACTTCTTAGTTCGACACTTGATAATTCTATAGACGTTATTAATTCTCTTCTTAATGGTGAATTTAGGTGGGATATTGCTGCAATGGACCAACTTCCTGAATATATGAAACAATGTTTTCTTACTCTCTACAATTCGATAGATGAGATTGCTTCTGACGCACTAAGCAATCATGGAGTTGATGTCATGCCATACCTCAAGAAAGTGGTATGGAGCCACAGTGAGAATTTCAGATTTTCAAATGAACTAAAATACATTATATTATTGTCTAAACTATTATCCCAAAACCTTATGGTGCAGTGGTTAGATTTATGCAAATCTTATCTGCTCGAGTCAAACTGGTATCACAGTGGTTACAGACCAACAATGCAAGAATATATCGATAATGCGTGGATTTCAGTAGCAGGACCAATTATGTTAGTGCATTCATATGTTTTTGTATCACCTCAAATAACAAAGGTTGAGTTAGAGAGATTGACAGAATATCCCGACATAATTCGTTGGTCGTCAACAATCATGCGACTTGCAAATGACCTCCTGACTCCGTTGGTACGTGAATAACAACCTTTCATACATTTATGTGAATGTTCTAAGCTAACACTTTTTTATGATAACTTATCATTTagaaggaacaaaatattgGTGATGTTCCAAAATCGATTCAGTGTTATGTGAATGAGACAGATGCTTCAGAGAGAAATGCTCGAGAGTATATACGACATTTAATAGATGAGTTATGGAAGAAGttaaatgaatttgaagatgaCAAACTTGTATCCTCTCAAACATTCATGAAGATGCCCAAAGATCTTGCTCGAATAGCTCAATGTATGTATCAATATGAAGATGGACATATCATAAATCacaacaaaacaaaggaaCGTATATTGTCTATTCTAGTTCAGCCGGTTATGATTTGTAATTATAACCGACAATAAGTTGATTCGAATAAAGATTCTATGAGTTATAAGGttttattacttatttttcaagtaaggtatgtaaactttattattattattattttttttttagcccATTCTACGTGGTCTCAAATTTGACATTAAGAAACTACTTTTGTTTGAAGTTTATCTAACTATAACATGTGACCTAAGTTGTTACAacccaattttttaaacttcaaacCTCAAACGGTGATTAAAAAGACGAAGacagaatcaaataaaaatatgagaatggaataagatttaaatcaaaagaaagagaacaccaccaaaattaaattcaaaataggAT
The Cucurbita pepo subsp. pepo cultivar mu-cu-16 chromosome LG16, ASM280686v2, whole genome shotgun sequence genome window above contains:
- the LOC111777713 gene encoding terpene synthase 10-like, with the translated sequence MVGKAPNDHVAVRRFANYQPSPVLGIERGMCIKASAQSDDVIVRQSANYNPPMWEDEFIQSLDNEFRRETYQSRFNQLKGEVKTLLGERGEPLEQLELIDVLQRLGISYHFESEIKDILETINKKSYEDDGKKNSLHATSLKFRLLRQHHFDISEEVFNAFRDETGNFKVCLSEDTSGILSLYEASFLSTEGESILEAAKCFAINNLKEYIETSEDDLKVEIVRNALKLPLHWKIQRLEARWFIDIYERKTSMNPVLLEIAKLDFNMLQYIYQEDLKYVSSWWRKSELGKKLSFARDQLMENFFWTIGMGYEPDLEYFRRMGTKLVALITMIDDVYDVYGTLDELELFTNAIEKWDIAAMDQLPEYMKQCFLTLYNSIDEIASDALSNHGVDVMPYLKKVWLDLCKSYLLESNWYHSGYRPTMQEYIDNAWISVAGPIMLVHSYVFVSPQITKVELERLTEYPDIIRWSSTIMRLANDLLTPLKEQNIGDVPKSIQCYVNETDASERNAREYIRHLIDELWKKLNEFEDDKLVSSQTFMKMPKDLARIAQCMYQYEDGHIINHNKTKERILSILVQPVMICNYNRNISFYEWTEVFNTFKDDTRNFKTYLSQDTSGILSLYEASFLSTEGESILEAAKCFAINHLKKYIKTSKKEPKVEIVRNALKLPLHWKVQRLEARWFIDIYERKESVNPALLEIVKLDFNMLQYIYQEDLKYVSRWWKKTELGKKLSFARDQLMENFFWTIGMGYEPDLEYFRRMGTKLVALITMIDDVYDVYGTLDELELFTNAIEKWDIAAMDQLPEYMKQCFLTLYNSIDEIASDALSNHGVDVMPYLKKVWLDLCKSYLLESNWYHSGYRPTMQEYIDNAWISVAGPIMLVHSYVFVSPQITKVELERLTEYPDIIRWSSTIMRLANDLLTPLKEQNIGDVPKSIQCYVNETDASERNAREYIRHLIDELWKKLNEFEDDKLVSSQTFMKMPKDLARIAQCMYQYEDGHIINHNKTKERILSILVQPVMICNYNRQ